The proteins below come from a single Cylindrospermopsis raciborskii Cr2010 genomic window:
- the hisH gene encoding imidazole glycerol phosphate synthase subunit HisH codes for MNIHIINVGLGNVASIQNMLKRVGYPSNLRVTPDTNQIPDLIILPGVGAYDTGMTLLGEYNWTNYLKEVADQGITKILGICLGMQLLCDGSDEGSHPGLGLISGRFQRFKSDNSSLKVPHMGWNAVEFTEFGSSLFSISHQMPRFYFVHSYYK; via the coding sequence ATGAACATCCATATAATCAATGTTGGACTCGGTAATGTCGCTAGCATTCAGAACATGCTAAAAAGGGTTGGTTACCCATCTAACTTACGAGTAACTCCTGATACCAATCAGATACCAGATCTAATTATCCTGCCTGGTGTGGGAGCATACGACACGGGCATGACACTTCTGGGAGAATACAACTGGACAAACTACCTCAAGGAGGTAGCTGATCAGGGAATTACCAAGATCTTAGGAATTTGCCTCGGTATGCAATTGCTGTGCGACGGTAGCGACGAAGGTAGTCACCCTGGACTAGGGTTGATTTCAGGACGCTTTCAAAGGTTTAAATCTGATAACTCTTCTCTCAAGGTACCTCACATGGGATGGAATGCCGTTGAGTTTACAGAATTTGGCAGTTCTCTATTCTCAATCAGTCACCAAATGCCCCGTTTTTACTTTGTCCACTCGTATTATAAATAG
- a CDS encoding transposase family protein, translating into MSNISEYIQNNPHESHRLLGLKYEQLQQLLEKAIKLHHQKQQLVESKKTRIIQGGGGRKPKLSPSEQIILTLTYLRQLTTFQLLGIQFGVSETTANDIFNYWLPIIGELLPPSLLEQVKKNSSDYEVVKEILTEFELIVDSYEQPIDRPGEYQEQKKYYSGKKACHTRKSQLIVLPNGKDIVDVVAGKPGPKSDVNLFRETRNIFDKKQKFSGDKAYQGEELMKTPTKKPKNQELTSEQKEKNKELASERIFVEHLIRVVKIFRVAQERFRLNSSKYEQVIMTICGLVRFRMGTYLF; encoded by the coding sequence ATGAGCAACATATCTGAATATATCCAGAATAATCCTCACGAATCACACCGTTTATTGGGTCTGAAGTATGAGCAGTTACAGCAACTTTTGGAAAAAGCCATAAAACTGCATCATCAGAAACAACAATTGGTTGAATCAAAAAAAACCCGAATTATTCAAGGCGGTGGAGGGCGCAAACCCAAATTATCACCGTCGGAGCAAATAATCTTAACATTAACATATTTACGGCAGTTAACAACATTTCAGCTACTAGGTATTCAATTTGGAGTAAGTGAAACAACTGCAAATGATATCTTTAACTATTGGTTGCCAATAATAGGAGAATTATTGCCACCAAGTTTGCTAGAACAGGTAAAAAAAAACTCCAGTGATTACGAAGTCGTTAAAGAAATATTAACAGAATTTGAGTTAATAGTGGATAGCTATGAACAGCCTATAGACAGACCTGGAGAGTACCAAGAACAAAAAAAATATTATTCAGGTAAAAAAGCCTGTCATACTAGAAAAAGTCAACTAATCGTTTTACCAAATGGTAAAGATATTGTTGATGTAGTAGCGGGTAAACCTGGTCCAAAAAGTGATGTAAATTTATTCCGTGAAACCAGAAATATATTTGATAAAAAACAAAAATTTAGTGGTGATAAAGCTTATCAAGGAGAGGAGTTAATGAAAACTCCGACAAAAAAACCTAAAAACCAAGAATTAACGTCTGAACAAAAAGAAAAAAATAAAGAGTTAGCTTCCGAACGAATTTTTGTTGAACATTTAATTCGTGTAGTGAAAATATTCAGAGTGGCACAAGAAAGATTTCGATTAAATTCAAGTAAGTATGAACAGGTAATCATGACTATTTGTGGACTTGTTCGTTTCCGAATGGGAACCTACTTATTTTAG
- a CDS encoding helix-turn-helix domain-containing protein — MLNLDRILNQERLLRAMTGLNRQAFNELLSQFADTYERTVFNSLANRKRAPGGGRKPTLRSIEEKLFYILLYCKCYPTFDLLSVLFNFDRSCAHDWVHRLLSVLETTLGEKQVLPARKLRSRNSPKGFQM, encoded by the coding sequence ATGTTGAACTTAGACCGCATCCTGAATCAAGAGCGACTGCTACGAGCAATGACTGGACTTAACCGCCAAGCATTCAACGAGCTGTTATCTCAGTTTGCTGATACTTATGAACGCACCGTGTTCAACTCCTTAGCAAACCGCAAACGTGCGCCCGGGGGCGGACGCAAGCCTACACTCAGAAGTATAGAGGAAAAACTATTTTATATCCTGCTGTACTGCAAATGTTATCCGACGTTTGACTTGCTGAGTGTGTTGTTCAACTTTGACCGCTCCTGTGCTCATGATTGGGTACATCGACTACTGTCTGTGCTAGAAACCACTTTAGGAGAAAAGCAAGTTTTGCCAGCACGCAAACTCAGGAGCAGGAATTCACCAAAAGGTTTCCAGATGTGA
- a CDS encoding helix-turn-helix domain-containing protein — MPKPYSIDLRNRVIVAWVAQEGSQRQLAERFKVSLSFVRNLVRRYRETGQVEPKQCGEYEKPIIAGQYLNMIKSWLDEKNDLLLSELCDRLRETTGTSVSITTMHRALEKLGLRHKKKSKCQ; from the coding sequence ATGCCAAAACCTTATTCAATAGATTTGCGTAATCGCGTGATTGTAGCATGGGTTGCTCAAGAGGGATCTCAACGCCAGTTGGCAGAAAGATTCAAGGTCAGCTTATCATTTGTGAGAAATTTAGTACGTCGTTATCGTGAAACTGGGCAAGTTGAGCCAAAGCAATGTGGAGAATATGAAAAGCCTATAATTGCAGGCCAATATTTAAACATGATCAAGTCTTGGCTGGATGAGAAAAATGATTTACTACTTTCAGAATTATGCGATCGCCTGAGAGAAACGACGGGCACTAGTGTTAGTATCACAACCATGCATCGAGCCTTAGAAAAGTTGGGTCTACGTCATAAAAAAAAGTCTAAATGCCAGTGA
- a CDS encoding transposase family protein — translation MKEVIVDGTERPVQRPQNRERQKEYYSGKKKRHTCKQITVSTREKRVIILTKTRAGKVHDKRLLHESEIVQYIPDEVAIEGDLGFHGLEKEFVNVHLPHKKPKGKELTQQQKEENRELSRQRVVCEHAHSGIKRYNCVHSVYRNRVTDFDDQLMLVSAGLWNFYLDAA, via the coding sequence GTGAAGGAGGTGATTGTGGATGGTACGGAGCGTCCAGTCCAGCGTCCTCAAAACCGAGAACGCCAAAAAGAGTATTACTCTGGCAAGAAAAAGCGGCATACATGCAAGCAGATTACAGTCAGCACAAGGGAGAAACGAGTGATTATTCTGACGAAAACCAGAGCAGGTAAAGTGCATGACAAACGGCTACTCCATGAATCAGAGATAGTGCAATACATTCCTGATGAAGTAGCAATAGAGGGAGATTTGGGTTTTCATGGGTTGGAGAAAGAATTTGTCAATGTCCATTTACCACACAAGAAACCGAAAGGTAAGGAGTTAACACAGCAGCAAAAGGAGGAGAATCGAGAACTCAGTCGTCAGCGAGTTGTGTGTGAGCACGCTCACTCTGGAATTAAGAGATATAACTGTGTACATTCTGTATATAGGAATCGTGTGACCGATTTTGATGATCAATTGATGTTGGTTAGTGCAGGGCTATGGAACTTCTATTTAGATGCAGCATAA